The genomic interval TCTCTCACTCTCTGTATTGCAGTtacttattcttttaattttagtatACCTGGCCCCCTTTCTTCTACTCAAAGGAGCAAAATTCTTTACTAGGATAAAATGAGGTCCATACTTCCTCCAAGGTGCTGCATGATAGTACTTCAGAAGAGgctgaattaaaaaacaaaggctTAGACTTTGGGAGAAAGGTCAAGAACTCAACTTCAATAtgccttttaaaacaaaagaaaacccccAAATAACTTGACAGgtccaaggtctcccacatttcctcCCCTGCAACAACATCTCTTGGCTGTCAGCAGGCCACAGAGCACAAAGGGAAGACAGCCACCCCGGTTACAGCAGTTAGCTgagctggagagagaaggggacaagaaTCCTTCCACTGACTACTTGAGAAGCCAAGCCCCAAATAACATCCCAACATTGCACATGGTATTAGCTGTACTGATGGAAGTTTTATTTCAAATGTAGTAATACTCTTCAATAGATGGGGTAAAATAAGATTTGTTTTCCTCCCCACCCTTCAAACCCCCAGCCAAATGAAGTGGCTTTAGTTGTGTTtctttgccccccacccccttaaAATACAAACATCTTGGAAAAGGTAGGTATAAGTGCAGTGGGAGGGAGGACTGGATGGAATAGTGAAATGTAAGCatatataactttttaatttGGAAGGGAGGTCCTTtgttataataaaaaaagaaagaaaaaatagatcaaaggagggaaaacaaataaaaacaatgataatAAACCAAACTCCTACTTCCAATGCTCTCTACTGTTCAAATGCCTTTCCCTTGGTTTCCATCAGTACCTGGGAGGGAAGAATGGGCGTTTTGGTGCAAAGAACGGAGGGCCCCTAGCGAAAGGTGGCCTGGGCCTCTTTAAACTGTGGAAAGGGTCTCTGCTGAGAAAAGGCTCCCTAGGCCGGAAGTCTGGCCGGGGACTCCGCAAGATCATACCACTCCGGTTGATGGCGTCTCTGTGTGAGGGACCCAAGGGGGGGCCACTGCCGCTGTTgctgcctcccccacctcctcctccatggGCTGGGCCCAAGTGCTCCAAAGAATGGGAAGGCAGGCTCAGGCTCTCGCGTACACGGCTAAGGCCGGGGCCGTTGAGGTCCCGCTGGGTGGGGCCCCCatggtccctgggtcctgggagCACACCGAAATGATCAGCCAgggtcccctgaaggagggaactATGGTCCTTGGGAAATACTGCCACGGCCCCCGCCACTCCGTGCTCTGCCAGTGGTGGGGCTGGGAAGGGTACAACCCCAGAGTGGTCaccaggaggtggaggaggaggaggagcagagaaAGGGACGCCACTCCCGCCACTGCTGCTATGTTCCCCGGGGggcggaggagggggtggggtggggaaaggaaCTCCGCCGTGCTCCCCAGGAGGTGGGGCAGCGTGGGCCAGGGCTGCCTCCTTTGCGAAGGGGTTCGAAAGATCCACAGAGGGTAGATGAGTAGGTGCATCTCGAGAGAAGATACCACCATGATCCTTGGGAGGGGCAGGCGGGGCAGATGATGGCCCCACTGGCTCTCTCTGGAAGGGTGTCCCATGATCCAAGGGGGATGGGGGGAGATGATGCTCAAATGTTGAGTTGAAACTGCTGGAACGGAAGCTGCCGACACTCTCCTGAAACTGGGGTGCTCGTTCTTTGTATGGTGCTGTTTTAAAGCCAGTGAGGCCtccgctgcccccacccccaagggaTGCCAGCTCAGAGGCACTTGAGGGGCCATTGTCAAAGGAGCCACCTGAGGTGCTCAGATCAAACCAACCCACCCTTGAAGCCTCACGCCCATGTCCTCTACTTCCCTTCCCAGGGACTCGGATGGACTCTACAGTCTGTATGGGCTCCCCTGACATCCTCCTATTGGATGCATTATGATAACCCAAGGTTTCTATAGGGGCCCCCTTCTCTTCGGTACTATCAGGCAAGTCtaagcaggaggaggagactcGAGTCTCTATGCGATAGTGCTCTTCTTGTTGCTGCTGATCAGCGGCTGTCAAGCTGAGCTGGGCGAGGTTTGACAGGCTGACACCATCACTTGAAGTGCCCTTGTTGGGGGCCTGGCCAAAATGTTTATCATCTGAGGGCTTTCGTGAGGCATTCTTAAGCATATTCTTAAACTCAATCGTCGACGTGGTGGAAATGGTAGAGGCCAGGACTTTCTCCACGCCTGACGTGGGTGGGTGGCCCGTGGGAGCGGCAAGGGTATTCTGCGGAGAGAAAAGGGACCGATGTGGGACTGGGTGAGGAGAGTCTGGGTACTGCTTCTGCGGCAAAGTGAGATGCCCCGTGGTAGACTGAGACAAGCTATTGTGGTTGGAGTCAGGGGTGAAAAATGAATCATTCTTACTCGGTGATGGTGACCGGTCAGACCCTGCTTCATTCCCTCTGATGCCGAAGGCACTGAACAGCCCAGGGGAAGACGAAAGCCGGTCACAGTTCTCACTAGAGTCCAGGAGGGCCCTCACAGATGGAGGGAAGGCAGACTTTACCCCAAATTCTTGACCCCTGTGGCTATAACTGGACAGGATTGGCTGATACTCAGTGGTATCAGAAAGCTTGCTTGATTTCAGGATAGACTTGGCTGGTTTCTTCTCTAGGTTCATCATGGCAGATGGTGGAGGCCCTGAATACTCAAAATCTCGGTAATCTTCATCTTCCTGGAAAGAAGTATCTGGATAAAACTTCTCCTGTGAAGAGTCCATCAGAGAAGACGGTCTCTCCATTCCATCAGAAGGCTGCTTATAGGGGGAGTCACTGCCCAAGCCAAAGGGCCGAAACGTAGACACAGAACTGGAGAGCTCTCGGGGGAAGCTTTCCTCTCTCCCAGGGGGTGGTGATCTGGTACTGCTGGGTGTTGAGGAACCAGGGCTAATGATCTTAGAAAGCAGGGACATGGTATCCACACTGCTGGATGTGGGCTTGTCCATCATCTCATCCTGAGTGGGCGTTCCACTCCGTTCATCCCGTACCGGGGTTCCATCAATGTTGTCGACTGACGTGCTAGTAGGGCCACGCTGGAAGTCTGATGGATGGCTTTCAGCTGGAGCAGTGGATCCCAAACTGCTCAGGATTGGGATGTTTAAGTTTAAGCCACTGAAACCAGGATTACCTTTTAAGAAGTTGTGGATCTTCATTTCCAGGCTTGGGGAGGTGGACTCTGACTCCAGCTTTGGCTTGGAGGCCTCTGAGGATTGGCACATGGCAACTTCAGTAGGCGGAGCAGCAGGGCTAGCATTGTGGTTACCTGTGAACCCCAGAGTGTTGGAGGGGAGCTTGAAAGTAGTGCTTGGGAGCCCTGGGCTTTGCCCAATTGAGGCCTTGCTGGCTGAAGTTGACGAGACTTCAGAAGTTGAGGAATTAGGAGAATAGTTGAAGCTTTTGGGAATAAAGGACTGGGTATTGGAGGGCAGGTTTCTTCCTTTTATGCTAGAGACTGTGGTGTTAGCAGGGGAAGCTGAAGTGCTCTGGGGTGCAGCTTCGCTGGATGGAACTGGGTTCCCAGTAACACTCTGAAGTAAAGATGACAGGCCTGTAGAAACAAAGATTAGAGAAGTTAAGAACAACAACTCCCTAACTTTCCAATGTAAACAATGTAGGCTAATCAGATATTCTCATTCATTCCAGTGGGAACTAGACAGACATTAAAATATGAGATCAAAGGGAATTCAGACCAAACAAGTAATGGCTTATCAATGTAAGAAGAGCAAATTACTGAAATGTTTCTAGTAGTCATGAAACAAGGCCAACATGGCAAAAATAAAAGCCAACAGGAAGAGGGAGATTTTAGTGTCAGAATCACTCAGAGTTTAAACAAGacaaagcaggaaaagaaaggGGGCATAATTATCTGTAAAATAACACTTTAAGCCAGTATTTCTTAATGTTTGGTCTGCAGAATTGTTCCTCTAAACACAAATAGATATTCTGCCCTATCCTTCCTTTCCAACTTCCGCAACTGTCTCTAATAAGTTAAGGTACAATTATTCTTAGGACAGAGAGAACAACATCCAAATTGCAGGGACTTATGTGACCTGTGATGCTTTTTTAAAGAAGCATATCTTGCTGGATTGGTGTTATATTTGGGGAAACAAGGCTTTAGTTGTAAAATTTTTAGTTGTAAAATGTAGcaataataaatatacaaatatacaccACAAAGCTTATAGAACTAGACCTTCGGGGACACTGATCCTTTGACAAGAAGACACACAATCCCCTTCTTATAGCTTGGAAAATTCAAGGATTATTGGTCTATACATGTTGACACTGATGAGATCCAACTCTACTCGATGACAGACAAAACATTCTCAGAGCACCAAGAAAGAATTCTTTGGGGGCAAAGGCAGGCTGAAGTCCACCAAAGCAAACTGCTCCTGTAGaaaatttcttgaaaaaatatttgataaagaaATAACAGAAGGTTCTTTATTTGAAATCCAATCACATTTTGGGAAATTTACTCAATTTCTGAtcacaaatgaaaattttacatACATTTCACCTGAATCAATAGTTTTCAGTCATATACTAAAATGGTTCCTTCATAatgatatataaaagaaaataatatttcatttgatatttcaattattgtttctttaaaatttcaatttttatcCTTACTTGCTAAGAGGTTTAAggtcttaaaaattttaagattgttCCATTCTTTGCAGCATTTTCAAATGTCACTGACTTTTAAACAATGATGCATGGCTTTTATTATCAtccaatatttgaaaatatccaAATAATTAAAACACTGTTTATTTCCACTGCTTTTCTCCTGAAAAAATAtctgtgtttaattttcaaaaatctcCCTGGCTATACAATTTTCCTCTTCTTAATAGTTTGATTTAATTCCTAACAGCAACTGCTTTTACCAAAATCAGAAGTCTTGAAGCACTGGAGAGTGATAAATAATATCATATGATTTTAAGAAGATATTTCAGCGTATCTTTCAGATGTGAAATGAATTCTTCAAGAGATCATCTTCTTAACATAGATACTACTCAGATTTCTGGTAATAGGGGAAGTATTACTCTCTTACCACTAAATATTACTTTACTTCAATCTTAAACCATACACTATGGTGTCTGCCCATTGAAGTCATTTTGTGCTGAAAACATCACTAAGGGCTGTAGGTGAAACATTGTGAGCAAAGTTCTAAGAGATTTCCTTTATGGTTGTTGAAGAAAGGTATCTATTTAAGTTGTCATAGTCCTTTTAAAAGGTAAGGAGAATTCCACTTTCCATGAGGAACTCAAAGGTGGTGAACTGCCCTGTTACTCCACAAAGTTTTTTTTCTAAGAGTCCCACTTTTTATTCTGTCACAACACATCTAGTTCTGTTCAAATTTTGCCTGATTAGAAGGTCTACATGATATTGTTTTAACAATCTGCTCAAAGAAAAAGCTTCTTAAGATCTATGtattatatctatatatgaaGTTAAAATACAAGTGAGTTCAAGGTTTTTATTGTAACTACAGAATGATAATAGAAACTAGAAAGGAGAAATCATCAACCTGCCAATCTCTCAATCTACTTATACCTGAAATTAGTAGTGTGAGTTGCACTGTAGCATTATCATTAATTCTTTTGCTGGAACCAATATGTAGAGGTATGGCTTATTATTTAGTAGTATTTAGTCATGTGTAACAAAATTCTCTTATACTGGAAGACAAAGCTCACTATAATACAGTGCTTGGCGGATCCACTTATAGAAGTATAGGAAGTAAGAAAATGAATAGATACCTGTACTGCTGCTCTCTATTCATAAAAAGCGGGATCTCAGCAACACTGACATTCTGGGTTGTATACTTTGTTGTTGGGGTTCTCCTATGCACTGTAGTTAGATtaagcagcatccctggcttctacccATCAAATGAAGTAGCTCCCCACCTCAACCCCAGCTGTGACaaacaaaaatgtcttcagacacagccaaatatcccctggagaattcTGGTTAAGAACTACTGATGCAGAGTAAATCACTATATTGAAGCTGTAATTCACTGCATAATTATACTCAGGTTGGTATTTGAAGGATCTGAGAACAAAGAGCAAGTTAAGCTTTATGAAAAAATgttagaagcaaaaaaaaaaaaaaagaaaaaaaaaagcagcagacagTTTTAGGCACAAAACATAATTAGCAAAGCTGAATAGAGAGATTCAAACAAGTCAAGAGATAATAggtaggtttccctggtgggaatctgcctgcaatgtaggagacctgagtttgatccctggtttgggaagatccccgggagaaaggaatgacaacccactccagtattcttgcctgggaaatcccatggaaggaggagcctagtgggctacagtccacggggttgcaaggagttggacgtgactgagcaactaacaccttcactttcaataggtagtcagaaaacagaaaaaggtaTGACATCTACAGAGGCCATTTGGACATAAAAAAGGAGATAATCATGTCTTTTAAGATTTCTGATAGTAGActgatcttttttattgtttttagttttagttaacattaaaatatgtaaaattcaaCACACACTCACCTATACTAAGAGTATGGGATAAATAAGTGAAAGAATACTGGACTCCAGTCAAGAAATCTGGCTTTTAGTCTCAGCTCCTCTAAAAAGACTGATGTGTGACCTTAACCTGGTCACATCACCtcactgagcctcaatttcctcacccaAGGAGGGGATTAGACTAGAGCATATTTAAAGTCTTTAAGTATTCTTGACATTTCAGAATTCTATAAATGACAGGTCACATATGACAAAGAGAATCATGAATTAactgtattatatatttcatGGCTTTAGATTTCTCAGAAATGGTATCCAGGATTAAGCCAGAGACAGACATTCAGAGTTCAAATCCCTCTGGCACACGTCAGTTtaccttgcagtgcaggggctgACTGTGTCTGGGTTTTGGAAAGAGCAGACAAAATGCTCTCTGGGGTGATCTCCACCTTCGAGAGGATATTTGCCAGAGGGTTGTGAGATGTTGCTGTGGCGGGTGCAGGTGTTTTCAGGCCACTGGTGAGGTTGCTCGGGCTTGTAGGAGTTCCTGGAGAAGGTCTTGATGCAGGACTGACCCCTGGTGGCAGAAAGATCAACTCAAGAACATGCAATTCAAAATGACCTTTAAATGCACGACACTTTCCAGTCACTGAATTGAGTCTGATATGTCTCATAGGAATTCTTCTGTGCATGATCCACTAGTTGTCCATTgcatatacaaagaaaaaaatctgaaaattaagaCTTGTTCCTGTCTACTTGGAACACCATTAAATTAGACAaatatcaagtttttttttcataCGTATTTACTAGCCATCAGAGCCCCAGTAGAAAGAGATTGGAgaacctgtttcttttttctctaccaAACGAAACCTACACATCAGACTTctgtaagtgttcaataaatattgctgGTTAATTATGATCAGACTTGGTCACTGCATAATTCTAAATAACTTATTTCCTTTCACATGGACTTTTCATACAAGCAatctttatattttaacattGTGAAACACTGGGTTAATTTTTAACAGGAAAGAAGGTATATAAAGAGaaagtcagttttattttttaatataaacaggTATTTAATACAGAAAAAGTTACcgataaacaaatgaaagaaatttttacATCTTTAATGAAAGGAATGAAGATTTCAATAAACAATTTTTTCTAAGACTGAGTTTGACAAAgtataaaacaaaactaaattgtGTTGGAAAGATTGATAAACAATGGGAACTTTCATATAGCTGGTACACAAAATAGTACATCTTTTGGAGATTGTTTTAGTTATGAAAAACTTAAAAACCTACATGCTGATTTTTTTGAGTCTTtatcttttagaaataaatatttaattatttatgaagaaatgaaataattgggcttttcttcaaaataatcaGGATTGgagaagacacaggagaaacAAGATTGGCCATGTGTTTATACTGTTGAAGATGAGTGATGAACATATACAAGGGCTCTACTTTGTATATTTTCAGTaagatttccattaaaaaaaaaagtcctatttaaaattccttttaagaAGAGTTGTGCATACATTTTTAGCATCAAGGTTGTTCACTAAGTATTCTTTACAACAGTGAAAAACTGCAAACACACTAGATGGTCTAATAATAAAAGCTTATATAAACTACTGAATGCTGTATAGCTATCAGATGATATAGATGAATATTTAATGACTTACAAAAATGCTCATGATATGGAGTTAAATTTTTAGTAGCTGATTTCAAAACAGTACAGTTGTCCCTCAGTATCAATGGGTGGCTGGTTTCAGGACCCCTGAATATACCAGAatctgtggatgctcaagtcccttgtgAAACGGCATGGTATCTGAATATAACCCATGCTCATCCTTTTATACAGcatctatgtgtgtatatatttacttaccatgccacatggcttgctggatcttagttccctgatcagggactgaatctgggccatgaaagtgaaagtgcctagtcctaagcactggactgccagagaactcCTCATTtttccatatactttaaatcatctctagatttaGTTATAATACAcattacaatgtaaatgctatgtaattGCCAGGGCAGGGCAagttcatgttttgttttttgaaactttctgaaaaaaatttcgccccaaatattttcaatccatggttggttgaatccatggatgtggaaCCTGCAGCTGCAGAACTCATGAATATGGAGAACCAACTGTATATGCAATACACTTCAACTATTTCCCCTCCCAATGCTTCAATTATTGACAGAAAAATTAATGCAAATATTTTACTTCccaaaacacacatatatatgcacacacacacacacacacatacttgaaAGGTTAATGAACAGAAATGAGTTCCTTTGGGGTGGCAGAACTatgaatatttattcttttaacttattttctaatttttctatagTGACCatgtattacatttttaattaaaaaattacttttaattaggaaacaaaaacaaaactcagacTGATGGTTCAATTAGAAAGATAGAAATAAGCTTTTTATTATTACTAGGCCTACtcaccagtattttttttttgcactaatttatttatttatttttcccatttatttttattagttggaggctaattactttacaatactgcagtggtttttgccatacattgacatgaatcagccatggatttacatgtgttccccatcctgaacccccctcccacctccctccccatcccatccctctgggttgtcccagtgcaccagctcagagcacttgtctcatgcatccaacctggactggcgatctgtttcacttACCAGTATTTTTCATGACTGATGTCAGGCTGCTAAGGATGGAACTGATCTTTGCCAGATCCACATTAGCTAGGTTTGGCAAAGCCAATgctggagaaggggagagaagagATGTATTCACAGGCTTTGGAACAGGTGGGGTTGCTGTCATGGTCACAGGTGCTGGAGTACACGAAGAGGCCTTTGAGATACTTTCTGTTGGCTTTGTAGGTACAGCAGTGGATACAGTTGACTTCTCCACAGGTTTTTCCTTCCTGTCctctactgtttaaaaaaaagaaaagagatgataTTGCATCCTATTGCTTTCcagactctgcttccaatgcagaatcACATGTCCTAATATTTCCTAAAATGTACTGTGATTTATTAGAGAAAAATCattcattcatgattaaaaaaaaaaaaaagtcatactcTAAATAATTCATGAACCTTCCCATCTTTAGTATCTGCTTAAACTGAATTTCCCAAAtgcatctttttctttaaaatttatttatttggctgtgttgggtcttagttgtgacatgtgggcttATGTCTTGAGACacgtgggatcttacttccttgaccaggaatcgaacatgCATCCCCTGAATGGCAAGGCAAACTCttcactactggaccaccagggaaatcccccta from Dama dama isolate Ldn47 chromosome 20, ASM3311817v1, whole genome shotgun sequence carries:
- the RPRD2 gene encoding regulation of nuclear pre-mRNA domain-containing protein 2 isoform X4 — translated: MAAGGGGGGSKASSSSASSAGALESSLDRKFQSVTNTMESIQGLSSWCIENKKHHTTIVYHWMKWLRRSAYPHRLNLFYLANDVIQNCKRKNAIIFRESFADVLPEAAALVKDPSVSKSVERIFKIWEDRNVYPEEMIMALREALTSTNPKAALKSKIVAEFRSQALIEELLLYKRSEDQIELKEKQLSTMRVDVCSTETLKCLKDKTGGKKFSKEFEEASAKLEEFVNGLDKQVKNGPSLTEALENAGIFYEAQYKEVKVVANAYKTFANRVNNLKKKLDQLKSTLPDPEESPVPSPSVDAPSPTGSESPFQGMGGEESQSPNAESEKSATPEPATDNRDVEDMDLSDVEDDGSKIIVEDRKEKPVEKSTVSTAVPTKPTESISKASSCTPAPVTMTATPPVPKPVNTSLLSPSPALALPNLANVDLAKISSILSSLTSVMKNTGVSPASRPSPGTPTSPSNLTSGLKTPAPATATSHNPLANILSKVEITPESILSALSKTQTQSAPALQGLSSLLQSVTGNPVPSSEAAPQSTSASPANTTVSSIKGRNLPSNTQSFIPKSFNYSPNSSTSEVSSTSASKASIGQSPGLPSTTFKLPSNTLGFTGNHNASPAAPPTEVAMCQSSEASKPKLESESTSPSLEMKIHNFLKGNPGFSGLNLNIPILSSLGSTAPAESHPSDFQRGPTSTSVDNIDGTPVRDERSGTPTQDEMMDKPTSSSVDTMSLLSKIISPGSSTPSSTRSPPPGREESFPRELSSSVSTFRPFGLGSDSPYKQPSDGMERPSSLMDSSQEKFYPDTSFQEDEDYRDFEYSGPPPSAMMNLEKKPAKSILKSSKLSDTTEYQPILSSYSHRGQEFGVKSAFPPSVRALLDSSENCDRLSSSPGLFSAFGIRGNEAGSDRSPSPKYPCRSHGPPTHVRRGESPGLYHFHHVDD
- the RPRD2 gene encoding regulation of nuclear pre-mRNA domain-containing protein 2 isoform X1 → MAAGGGGGGSKASSSSASSAGALESSLDRKFQSVTNTMESIQGLSSWCIENKKHHTTIVYHWMKWLRRSAYPHRLNLFYLANDVIQNCKRKNAIIFRESFADVLPEAAALVKDPSVSKSVERIFKIWEDRNVYPEEMIMALREALSTTFKTQKQLKENLNKQPNKQWKKSQTSTNPKAALKSKIVAEFRSQALIEELLLYKRSEDQIELKEKQLSTMRVDVCSTETLKCLKDKTGGKKFSKEFEEASAKLEEFVNGLDKQVKNGPSLTEALENAGIFYEAQYKEVKVVANAYKTFANRVNNLKKKLDQLKSTLPDPEESPVPSPSVDAPSPTGSESPFQGMGGEESQSPNAESEKSATPEPATDNRDVEDMDLSDVEDDGSKIIVEDRKEKPVEKSTVSTAVPTKPTESISKASSCTPAPVTMTATPPVPKPVNTSLLSPSPALALPNLANVDLAKISSILSSLTSVMKNTGVSPASRPSPGTPTSPSNLTSGLKTPAPATATSHNPLANILSKVEITPESILSALSKTQTQSAPALQGLSSLLQSVTGNPVPSSEAAPQSTSASPANTTVSSIKGRNLPSNTQSFIPKSFNYSPNSSTSEVSSTSASKASIGQSPGLPSTTFKLPSNTLGFTGNHNASPAAPPTEVAMCQSSEASKPKLESESTSPSLEMKIHNFLKGNPGFSGLNLNIPILSSLGSTAPAESHPSDFQRGPTSTSVDNIDGTPVRDERSGTPTQDEMMDKPTSSSVDTMSLLSKIISPGSSTPSSTRSPPPGREESFPRELSSSVSTFRPFGLGSDSPYKQPSDGMERPSSLMDSSQEKFYPDTSFQEDEDYRDFEYSGPPPSAMMNLEKKPAKSILKSSKLSDTTEYQPILSSYSHRGQEFGVKSAFPPSVRALLDSSENCDRLSSSPGLFSAFGIRGNEAGSDRSPSPSKNDSFFTPDSNHNSLSQSTTGHLTLPQKQYPDSPHPVPHRSLFSPQNTLAAPTGHPPTSGVEKVLASTISTTSTIEFKNMLKNASRKPSDDKHFGQAPNKGTSSDGVSLSNLAQLSLTAADQQQQEEHYRIETRVSSSCLDLPDSTEEKGAPIETLGYHNASNRRMSGEPIQTVESIRVPGKGSRGHGREASRVGWFDLSTSGGSFDNGPSSASELASLGGGGSGGLTGFKTAPYKERAPQFQESVGSFRSSSFNSTFEHHLPPSPLDHGTPFQREPVGPSSAPPAPPKDHGGIFSRDAPTHLPSVDLSNPFAKEAALAHAAPPPGEHGGVPFPTPPPPPPPGEHSSSGGSGVPFSAPPPPPPPGDHSGVVPFPAPPLAEHGVAGAVAVFPKDHSSLLQGTLADHFGVLPGPRDHGGPTQRDLNGPGLSRVRESLSLPSHSLEHLGPAHGGGGGGGSNSGSGPPLGPSHRDAINRSGMILRSPRPDFRPREPFLSRDPFHSLKRPRPPFARGPPFFAPKRPFFPPRY
- the RPRD2 gene encoding regulation of nuclear pre-mRNA domain-containing protein 2 isoform X3, translating into MAAGGGGGGSKASSSSASSAGALESSLDRKFQSVTNTMESIQGLSSWCIENKKHHTTIVYHWMKWLRRSAYPHRLNLFYLANDVIQNCKRKNAIIFRESFADVLPEAAALVKDPSVSKSVERIFKIWEDRNVYPEEMIMALREALSTTFKTQKQLKENLNKQPNKQWKKSQTSTNPKAALKSKIVAEFRSQALIEELLLYKRSEDQIELKEKQLSTMRVDVCSTETLKCLKDKTGGKKFSKEFEEASAKLEEFVNGLDKQVKNGPSLTEALENAGIFYEAQYKEVKVVANAYKTFANRVNNLKKKLDQLKSTLPDPEESPVPSPSVDAPSPTGSESPFQGMGGEESQSPNAESEKSATPEPATDNRDVEDMDLSDVEDDGSKIIVEDRKEKPVEKSTVSTAVPTKPTESISKASSCTPAPVTMTATPPVPKPVNTSLLSPSPALALPNLANVDLAKISSILSSLTSVMKNTGVSPASRPSPGTPTSPSNLTSGLKTPAPATATSHNPLANILSKVEITPESILSALSKTQTQSAPALQGLSSLLQSVTGNPVPSSEAAPQSTSASPANTTVSSIKGRNLPSNTQSFIPKSFNYSPNSSTSEVSSTSASKASIGQSPGLPSTTFKLPSNTLGFTGNHNASPAAPPTEVAMCQSSEASKPKLESESTSPSLEMKIHNFLKGNPGFSGLNLNIPILSSLGSTAPAESHPSDFQRGPTSTSVDNIDGTPVRDERSGTPTQDEMMDKPTSSSVDTMSLLSKIISPGSSTPSSTRSPPPGREESFPRELSSSVSTFRPFGLGSDSPYKQPSDGMERPSSLMDSSQEKFYPDTSFQEDEDYRDFEYSGPPPSAMMNLEKKPAKSILKSSKLSDTTEYQPILSSYSHRGQEFGVKSAFPPSVRALLDSSENCDRLSSSPGLFSAFGIRGNEAGSDRSPSPKYPCRSHGPPTHVRRGESPGLYHFHHVDD
- the RPRD2 gene encoding regulation of nuclear pre-mRNA domain-containing protein 2 isoform X2; this encodes MAAGGGGGGSKASSSSASSAGALESSLDRKFQSVTNTMESIQGLSSWCIENKKHHTTIVYHWMKWLRRSAYPHRLNLFYLANDVIQNCKRKNAIIFRESFADVLPEAAALVKDPSVSKSVERIFKIWEDRNVYPEEMIMALREALTSTNPKAALKSKIVAEFRSQALIEELLLYKRSEDQIELKEKQLSTMRVDVCSTETLKCLKDKTGGKKFSKEFEEASAKLEEFVNGLDKQVKNGPSLTEALENAGIFYEAQYKEVKVVANAYKTFANRVNNLKKKLDQLKSTLPDPEESPVPSPSVDAPSPTGSESPFQGMGGEESQSPNAESEKSATPEPATDNRDVEDMDLSDVEDDGSKIIVEDRKEKPVEKSTVSTAVPTKPTESISKASSCTPAPVTMTATPPVPKPVNTSLLSPSPALALPNLANVDLAKISSILSSLTSVMKNTGVSPASRPSPGTPTSPSNLTSGLKTPAPATATSHNPLANILSKVEITPESILSALSKTQTQSAPALQGLSSLLQSVTGNPVPSSEAAPQSTSASPANTTVSSIKGRNLPSNTQSFIPKSFNYSPNSSTSEVSSTSASKASIGQSPGLPSTTFKLPSNTLGFTGNHNASPAAPPTEVAMCQSSEASKPKLESESTSPSLEMKIHNFLKGNPGFSGLNLNIPILSSLGSTAPAESHPSDFQRGPTSTSVDNIDGTPVRDERSGTPTQDEMMDKPTSSSVDTMSLLSKIISPGSSTPSSTRSPPPGREESFPRELSSSVSTFRPFGLGSDSPYKQPSDGMERPSSLMDSSQEKFYPDTSFQEDEDYRDFEYSGPPPSAMMNLEKKPAKSILKSSKLSDTTEYQPILSSYSHRGQEFGVKSAFPPSVRALLDSSENCDRLSSSPGLFSAFGIRGNEAGSDRSPSPSKNDSFFTPDSNHNSLSQSTTGHLTLPQKQYPDSPHPVPHRSLFSPQNTLAAPTGHPPTSGVEKVLASTISTTSTIEFKNMLKNASRKPSDDKHFGQAPNKGTSSDGVSLSNLAQLSLTAADQQQQEEHYRIETRVSSSCLDLPDSTEEKGAPIETLGYHNASNRRMSGEPIQTVESIRVPGKGSRGHGREASRVGWFDLSTSGGSFDNGPSSASELASLGGGGSGGLTGFKTAPYKERAPQFQESVGSFRSSSFNSTFEHHLPPSPLDHGTPFQREPVGPSSAPPAPPKDHGGIFSRDAPTHLPSVDLSNPFAKEAALAHAAPPPGEHGGVPFPTPPPPPPPGEHSSSGGSGVPFSAPPPPPPPGDHSGVVPFPAPPLAEHGVAGAVAVFPKDHSSLLQGTLADHFGVLPGPRDHGGPTQRDLNGPGLSRVRESLSLPSHSLEHLGPAHGGGGGGGSNSGSGPPLGPSHRDAINRSGMILRSPRPDFRPREPFLSRDPFHSLKRPRPPFARGPPFFAPKRPFFPPRY